In Terriglobia bacterium, the following proteins share a genomic window:
- a CDS encoding glycosyltransferase produces the protein MTPDAKSLFLGSPQNGSGPRTSLSIFVPVYNEQYLVEASLRRLLILAESPLLSRIQVIVVDDCSRDESAVVLQRFQQNLPADPSGKLDWHFLRHERNQGKGAAVRTALEHAECELSVIHDADLEYHPRDLLQMLPLFLHENADAVFGSRFMAGGFKRALLFKHSIGNHVLTFLCDLASDLNLTDIETCYKMVRTDLLKTIPLVSNDFRIEPELTIKLAKRGAHIFEVPISYSGRTYQEGKKIGWKDGLGALFAIARFKVSDRICQPDQYGSEVSVRLGRAPKYASWLASRLRPHLGSDVLEIGAGMGSLTVQLIPRTLYCACDANPLFVRELRKLTVTRPYLEASQIDPADPASLPAGRRFHTVICQNVLEHVDDDVAVLRGIGDSIREDGRIVALVPNAPALFGAIDRSLGHRRRYTRDQLHRLAEKAGMRCASIVPFNRACSVPWWFAGRVLRRERFSLLQVKFVNWAAPVLRRLDTWVPLPPLSWIATFEKVQARTVVTPSPRESEATLLR, from the coding sequence ATGACACCTGATGCCAAATCTCTGTTCCTCGGAAGTCCTCAGAACGGTTCCGGCCCGCGGACCAGTCTCTCGATCTTTGTCCCTGTGTATAACGAACAGTACCTGGTGGAGGCAAGCCTGCGAAGGCTGCTGATCTTGGCCGAGTCGCCCCTGCTCAGTCGGATTCAGGTCATCGTGGTTGACGACTGTTCGCGCGACGAATCCGCAGTGGTGCTGCAGCGCTTTCAGCAGAACCTTCCCGCCGACCCCTCGGGCAAGTTGGATTGGCATTTCTTGCGCCATGAGCGCAATCAGGGCAAGGGAGCGGCCGTACGCACCGCCCTCGAACATGCCGAGTGCGAACTCTCGGTCATCCATGATGCCGATCTCGAGTACCACCCGCGCGACCTCCTGCAGATGCTGCCACTGTTTCTGCACGAAAATGCCGACGCGGTATTCGGTTCCCGTTTCATGGCCGGGGGATTCAAGCGCGCCCTGCTCTTCAAGCACTCCATCGGCAATCACGTGCTGACGTTCTTGTGCGATCTGGCCAGCGACCTAAACCTCACCGACATAGAAACCTGTTACAAGATGGTCCGCACCGACTTGCTGAAGACGATTCCGCTGGTGAGCAATGATTTTCGTATCGAGCCGGAACTGACCATCAAGCTGGCCAAACGTGGCGCGCATATCTTCGAAGTTCCCATCAGCTACTCCGGCAGAACGTATCAAGAAGGGAAAAAGATCGGCTGGAAGGATGGCCTGGGAGCGCTGTTTGCGATTGCCCGGTTCAAGGTCTCCGATCGCATCTGCCAACCCGATCAGTACGGCAGCGAGGTTTCGGTGCGGCTGGGCCGTGCGCCAAAGTATGCCTCCTGGCTGGCGAGCCGGCTGCGTCCCCACCTCGGCTCCGATGTGCTGGAGATTGGCGCCGGCATGGGCAGCCTGACCGTGCAGTTGATTCCCCGGACGCTATACTGCGCTTGCGATGCGAACCCGCTCTTCGTGCGCGAACTGCGCAAGCTGACCGTCACCCGTCCGTATCTGGAGGCCTCGCAGATTGACCCCGCCGATCCCGCATCGCTTCCCGCCGGGCGCAGGTTTCACACCGTCATCTGCCAAAATGTGCTGGAGCACGTGGACGACGACGTCGCGGTGCTCCGTGGCATCGGGGACAGCATCCGCGAGGATGGGCGCATCGTTGCCCTGGTGCCGAATGCCCCCGCGCTGTTTGGCGCGATTGATCGCAGCCTCGGTCACCGCCGGCGTTACACCCGAGATCAGCTTCATCGCTTGGCGGAGAAAGCCGGCATGCGATGCGCGTCCATCGTACCCTTCAACCGCGCCTGCAGTGTTCCGTGGTGGTTCGCAGGGCGTGTCCTCCGCCGAGAACGCTTCAGCCTGCTGCAGGTGAAGTTCGTCAACTGGGCTGCGCCCGTCCTGCGCCGGCTGGATACGTGGGTCCCGCTGCCGCCCCTGTCCTGGATCGCAACTTTTGAGAAGGTGCAAGCGCGGACGGTCGTGACACCATCCCCACGAGAAAGCGAAGCCACTCTTCTGCGTTAG
- the wecB gene encoding UDP-N-acetylglucosamine 2-epimerase (non-hydrolyzing): protein MHILHVVGARPNFMKAAPVVRALGEHSSVRQTIVHTGQHYDANMSDVFFQQLAIPAPDVNLQVGSGSHAQQTAEIISRFEPVVVERKPDLVLVYGDVNSTVAAALVCAKLLVKVGHVEAGLRSFDRTMPEEVNRLLTDQVADLLFTPSRDGNENLAREGVAPEKVHLVGNVMIDTLVRMLPVARQQIPKDLPEQFVLVTLHRPSNVDDLPWLAKVIATLCEIAKDVPVVFPVHPRTRKNLADAGLQPDGVRMIDPLPYIEFLGSQTRAALVITDSGGIQEETTYLGVPCITVRENTERPITIDLGTNHLVGRSVERIRSTAYEVLNGPKKRAAIPPLWDGHAAERIAAIIAASRF from the coding sequence ATGCACATACTGCACGTCGTGGGAGCGCGCCCCAACTTCATGAAGGCGGCGCCCGTGGTTCGCGCCTTGGGCGAACACTCATCCGTCCGTCAAACCATCGTTCACACCGGCCAGCATTACGACGCCAACATGTCGGACGTGTTTTTCCAGCAATTGGCGATCCCGGCGCCGGATGTCAATCTACAGGTCGGTTCGGGTTCACACGCCCAGCAGACAGCGGAGATCATCAGCCGCTTCGAGCCGGTCGTAGTGGAGCGAAAACCGGATTTGGTGCTCGTTTACGGAGACGTGAACTCGACCGTCGCGGCGGCCCTGGTCTGTGCCAAGTTACTGGTCAAAGTCGGGCATGTTGAGGCCGGACTGCGGTCGTTCGATCGCACCATGCCGGAAGAAGTCAACCGCTTGCTGACGGACCAAGTCGCGGACCTTCTGTTCACGCCATCCCGGGACGGCAATGAAAATCTTGCCCGCGAAGGGGTCGCGCCGGAAAAGGTGCACCTGGTCGGCAACGTAATGATTGATACCCTGGTTCGCATGCTGCCGGTGGCGCGGCAGCAGATCCCCAAGGATCTGCCCGAGCAGTTCGTTCTGGTCACGTTGCACCGGCCTTCAAACGTTGACGATCTGCCCTGGCTGGCGAAAGTGATCGCCACCCTGTGCGAAATCGCCAAAGACGTGCCAGTTGTTTTTCCGGTTCACCCGAGGACGCGGAAGAACCTTGCGGATGCCGGTCTTCAGCCCGATGGCGTGCGCATGATCGATCCGCTGCCTTACATCGAATTTCTCGGGTCGCAAACCCGTGCCGCGCTGGTCATTACCGACTCCGGCGGCATTCAGGAAGAAACCACCTACCTGGGCGTGCCCTGCATCACGGTACGCGAGAACACGGAACGTCCCATCACCATCGATCTGGGCACGAACCATCTTGTCGGACGCAGCGTCGAAAGAATTCGGTCCACGGCTTACGAGGTTCTGAACGGTCCGAAAAAACGTGCTGCAATCCCGCCGCTGTGGGACGGACACGCGGCCGAACGAATCGCCGCGATCATTGCTGCCAGCCGATTCTGA
- a CDS encoding DegT/DnrJ/EryC1/StrS family aminotransferase, translated as MNFESLATAGVRVICDGRNFWNEEEVLGAGLKYVGIGVPDQRAKTEAQVPVARPLLGGEEAEAAADVIRGGWVTQGPQVAAFEREFCDVVGAAHACAVSSGTTALHLALKAVGIGPGDEVITVSHSFIATANVVRYCGALPVFVDIDPVSFSMDPALIEQVITPRTRAILCVHQIGMPCELAAIVAIARRHGLPVIEDAACAIGSEIVWEGKWEKIGRPHGDIACFSFHPRKLVTTGDGGMLTTANAAWDRQFRLWRQHGMSVPDTVRHGSAQVVYESYDELGYNYRMTDIQGAVGRGQLRRLSGMIARRRELAQRYAELLAGIPGITPPAEPAWARTNWQSYCVRLPQGVDQRQVMQAMLDSGVSTRRGVMCAHREPAYDQEPWSCGSGEGRCACRGGRCERLVNSERAQDETIILPLYHQMSEADQDRVVAALASCCRDQRVGSAAGHTD; from the coding sequence ATGAATTTCGAGTCCCTGGCAACGGCTGGCGTGCGCGTCATCTGCGATGGGCGTAACTTCTGGAATGAGGAAGAGGTTCTCGGTGCGGGCCTGAAATACGTCGGAATTGGCGTGCCTGACCAGCGAGCCAAAACCGAGGCACAAGTCCCAGTAGCCAGGCCGTTGCTCGGAGGCGAGGAAGCGGAAGCGGCTGCCGATGTCATTCGCGGCGGATGGGTAACGCAGGGCCCGCAGGTAGCCGCTTTCGAGCGCGAATTCTGCGATGTGGTGGGCGCCGCCCACGCGTGCGCGGTCTCCAGCGGGACGACGGCGCTTCACCTGGCGCTCAAGGCTGTGGGCATCGGCCCCGGCGACGAGGTGATCACCGTCAGCCATTCCTTCATCGCGACCGCCAACGTGGTCCGCTACTGCGGCGCGCTGCCGGTGTTCGTGGACATCGATCCTGTCAGTTTCAGCATGGACCCCGCCCTCATCGAGCAGGTGATCACGCCCCGAACGAGGGCCATCCTCTGCGTCCACCAGATCGGCATGCCCTGCGAGCTGGCGGCGATTGTCGCCATTGCGCGCAGGCACGGCTTACCGGTGATCGAAGACGCCGCGTGCGCCATCGGCAGCGAGATCGTGTGGGAAGGGAAGTGGGAGAAGATCGGACGGCCACACGGCGACATTGCCTGCTTCTCATTTCATCCGCGCAAGCTGGTCACCACCGGCGACGGCGGTATGCTGACGACCGCCAATGCCGCCTGGGATCGCCAATTCCGGCTGTGGCGCCAGCACGGAATGTCGGTGCCGGACACGGTGCGCCACGGATCCGCGCAGGTGGTCTACGAATCCTATGACGAACTGGGATACAACTATCGCATGACGGACATCCAGGGGGCGGTCGGACGTGGGCAACTCCGGCGGCTCTCCGGCATGATCGCCCGCCGTCGTGAGTTGGCGCAGCGTTACGCCGAGCTGTTGGCCGGCATTCCGGGCATCACGCCACCGGCGGAGCCGGCGTGGGCGCGTACAAACTGGCAGTCGTACTGCGTTCGCCTGCCGCAGGGCGTGGATCAGCGGCAAGTCATGCAGGCCATGCTGGACTCCGGCGTATCCACTCGACGCGGGGTCATGTGCGCGCATCGTGAACCCGCCTACGACCAGGAACCCTGGTCGTGCGGTTCCGGCGAGGGTCGCTGCGCCTGCCGGGGCGGCCGTTGCGAGCGCCTGGTCAACAGCGAGCGCGCCCAGGATGAAACCATTATTCTGCCGTTGTACCACCAGATGAGCGAAGCCGATCAGGACCGTGTCGTGGCCGCGCTGGCGAGTTGCTGCCGCGATCAACGGGTGGGCTCAGCGGCGGGCCATACAGATTAG
- a CDS encoding NAD-dependent epimerase/dehydratase family protein, producing the protein MDQSRILITGGAGFIGTHLAERFSGQAKEVILFDNGRRDSLSLAPHLRTHPCIKFISGDTLDKSSVAGAFDGGIDVVLHLAAIAGVSSYYQESLKTLQVNILGTVNVLDEAARRGIAHFVDFSTSEIFGADAMWVTEEMPCGIGASSERRWVYATSKLATEHFSLCYGEAHGFTATVVRPFNIYGPRQTGEGAISNFCRAALEGKPLKVYGDGSPVRAWCYVSDMVDAIERILQVREHSTGVFNIGNPREIETTLGLARRIARLVPGTSIEFEAVSRAEVRARVPVIERARTILGYEPKVDLEQGLNSTLQWFSKAKGAVR; encoded by the coding sequence ATTGATCAAAGTCGAATTCTGATCACCGGCGGGGCGGGCTTCATCGGCACGCACCTGGCGGAGCGTTTTTCCGGGCAGGCCAAAGAAGTCATCCTGTTTGATAACGGACGGCGGGACTCGCTCTCGCTGGCACCGCATCTTCGTACCCACCCGTGCATTAAGTTCATCTCCGGCGACACGCTCGACAAATCTTCGGTCGCCGGCGCTTTCGATGGCGGCATTGATGTCGTGCTTCACCTGGCGGCCATTGCCGGTGTGTCGAGCTACTACCAGGAATCGCTGAAGACGTTGCAGGTAAATATTCTAGGTACGGTGAATGTGCTGGATGAGGCTGCGCGCCGCGGCATCGCCCACTTCGTCGATTTTTCTACAAGCGAAATTTTCGGAGCGGATGCCATGTGGGTCACGGAAGAGATGCCATGCGGCATCGGCGCTTCATCCGAACGCCGTTGGGTTTACGCCACCAGCAAACTTGCCACCGAACACTTCTCGTTGTGTTATGGAGAGGCGCACGGCTTTACGGCCACGGTGGTGCGTCCGTTCAACATCTATGGTCCGCGCCAGACGGGCGAGGGAGCGATCAGCAACTTCTGTCGTGCCGCCCTGGAGGGCAAACCGCTGAAGGTTTATGGCGACGGTTCGCCGGTTCGGGCGTGGTGCTACGTCAGCGACATGGTGGATGCAATTGAGCGCATCCTGCAGGTTCGCGAACACTCCACGGGGGTGTTCAATATCGGCAACCCGCGTGAAATCGAGACCACGCTCGGGTTGGCGCGCCGGATAGCGCGCCTCGTGCCGGGAACGTCCATTGAGTTTGAAGCCGTGAGCCGTGCCGAGGTGCGCGCCCGCGTCCCTGTTATCGAGCGCGCTCGCACCATACTCGGCTATGAGCCCAAGGTAGATTTGGAGCAGGGACTGAACTCGACGTTGCAGTGGTTTTCCAAGGCTAAGGGAGCAGTGCGATGA
- a CDS encoding flippase-like domain-containing protein, protein MARSRKTRALVLGLIVSALFLWLALRNADLRQTWFRLRDLDGRYLLLPVGMTLLNYPLRAWRWQRIFPPHARPGFWVCFQTLAVGNALNNFVPGRGGDLARCVLVSRKTSLAGGTLALATLGVEKILDGLALLAVVLLSFRFLTPPQWMARLEIAAAIIFGGALAVVIVLRYRSPWLLGWVERRFRAAGFAALGERIAHLGSSFAEGLHAVASMRDMTVLLAITAAIWTTEAGLVCGLAWAMHVPMSLAAGLMVCAVLGLALMIPAAPGALGTYEFFSSAAIALTGVGAAIALALTLVLHAWVLLSTSITGLCCAGSTVTLRALASQAEPVEGAEEASAACAAEHK, encoded by the coding sequence GTGGCAAGGAGCAGGAAAACACGCGCGCTGGTCCTGGGGTTGATCGTCAGCGCCCTATTTCTGTGGCTGGCGCTGCGCAATGCCGATCTGCGGCAGACCTGGTTCCGCTTGCGCGACCTGGATGGCCGCTACCTGCTGCTTCCGGTCGGCATGACGTTGCTCAATTACCCGCTGCGCGCATGGCGCTGGCAGCGGATTTTTCCACCTCATGCCAGACCGGGCTTTTGGGTATGTTTTCAGACGCTGGCGGTGGGCAACGCGTTGAACAATTTTGTGCCGGGGCGCGGCGGCGATCTGGCCCGGTGCGTACTGGTATCCCGCAAGACATCGCTAGCCGGCGGGACGCTCGCCCTGGCAACGCTCGGGGTCGAGAAGATTCTGGACGGGCTGGCGCTGCTGGCAGTTGTCCTATTGTCGTTTCGCTTCTTGACGCCGCCGCAGTGGATGGCGCGACTGGAGATTGCCGCGGCCATCATTTTTGGCGGCGCGTTGGCGGTCGTTATCGTGCTGCGCTATCGGTCACCGTGGCTTCTCGGGTGGGTGGAACGAAGGTTTCGCGCGGCCGGATTCGCCGCGTTGGGCGAGAGAATTGCGCACCTGGGCAGCTCGTTCGCGGAAGGCTTGCATGCGGTCGCTTCGATGCGCGACATGACCGTTTTGCTGGCCATCACGGCAGCCATCTGGACAACGGAAGCGGGCCTGGTGTGCGGCTTAGCTTGGGCGATGCACGTTCCCATGTCGCTCGCAGCCGGCCTCATGGTATGCGCGGTGCTTGGGCTGGCGCTGATGATACCGGCAGCACCGGGGGCGCTTGGCACCTACGAGTTTTTTTCCTCGGCCGCCATCGCTCTCACCGGCGTGGGCGCCGCAATCGCTTTGGCGCTTACGCTGGTTCTTCATGCCTGGGTGTTGCTATCGACTAGTATCACCGGGCTCTGCTGCGCAGGCTCGACGGTGACGCTGCGGGCGCTGGCATCGCAAGCAGAGCCGGTCGAAGGGGCGGAGGAGGCGAGTGCCGCCTGCGCCGCTGAGCACAAGTAG
- a CDS encoding glycosyltransferase family 2 protein, protein MSKSFNFADYANTPEEERPVLSVVTPAYNESANVPVMYERLVQALDAAKLDWEWVVVDDHSADDTFAVLGRLSAADARVRAVRLARNFGSHMAITCGLHGCRGQAAVIMASDLQDPPEVIPDLLSRWREGDQVVWAVRRRREGETVTTIGFSRLYLWLMRHIVGIREMPASGADFMLLDRCVIDAFLQFREANVSIVALLTWMGFRQGSILYDKQARLHGRSGWTLKKKLKLVVDSVTSFTYAPIRAMSYVGFAVAVLGLLYAAYVLVYALHGNPVSGWASLMIVVLVIGGVQMVMLGVLGEYLWRALDESRQRPRYLVEATTAEMARARSALAGSVREER, encoded by the coding sequence ATGTCCAAATCTTTCAATTTCGCCGATTACGCGAATACTCCCGAGGAGGAGCGGCCCGTACTCTCGGTGGTTACGCCGGCCTACAACGAATCGGCGAACGTGCCCGTCATGTACGAGCGGTTGGTGCAGGCGCTGGACGCAGCGAAGCTCGACTGGGAGTGGGTGGTGGTTGACGACCATTCCGCCGACGACACGTTTGCCGTCCTCGGCCGCCTGAGCGCCGCCGACGCTCGCGTGCGCGCGGTGCGGCTGGCACGAAATTTCGGTTCCCATATGGCGATCACCTGCGGCCTGCACGGCTGCCGCGGACAGGCCGCCGTCATCATGGCTTCCGATCTGCAGGATCCGCCGGAGGTGATTCCCGATCTGCTGTCGCGGTGGCGCGAGGGCGATCAAGTGGTTTGGGCGGTGCGCCGCCGGCGAGAAGGCGAGACGGTCACGACCATCGGTTTCTCCCGCCTATACCTCTGGCTCATGCGTCACATTGTCGGAATCCGCGAAATGCCGGCCAGCGGCGCCGATTTCATGCTTCTCGACCGCTGCGTCATTGACGCCTTCCTGCAGTTCCGTGAAGCCAACGTCAGCATCGTCGCGCTGCTGACGTGGATGGGATTTCGGCAGGGCTCGATTCTGTACGACAAGCAGGCGCGTCTGCACGGCCGGTCGGGTTGGACGCTGAAGAAAAAGCTGAAGCTGGTGGTGGACTCCGTCACGTCCTTTACCTACGCCCCCATACGCGCCATGTCGTACGTCGGGTTTGCGGTGGCGGTGTTGGGCTTGCTGTATGCCGCCTACGTTCTGGTCTACGCCCTGCACGGAAACCCCGTCTCGGGCTGGGCCTCGCTGATGATCGTGGTGCTGGTGATTGGCGGCGTGCAAATGGTCATGCTGGGGGTGTTGGGCGAATATTTATGGCGCGCGCTGGACGAATCGCGGCAGCGTCCGCGTTATCTGGTCGAAGCAACCACGGCGGAAATGGCCCGGGCGCGGAGTGCCCTCGCGGGTAGCGTTCGCGAGGAGCGATAG
- a CDS encoding acyltransferase, translating to MSPSSETEARVVRAVHGRQEVQPDPPFEQEFAEHLRNSSSHEALLELYNRFAQGDTDFDLRMRRVLWRAIARRIGNGVRIGPGVGFQHLETFELGDNVFIGAQAYIQGRFDGRCVIGNHVWIGPQSYFDARDLVLEDYVGWGPGAKVLGSEHTGIPHDQPVIKTDLVIRPVRVGAWADIGTNAVLLPGVTVGKGSIVGAGAVVTRDVAEFAIVAGVPARFVRWREGYAGEVPK from the coding sequence GTGTCGCCAAGCTCTGAGACCGAGGCGCGGGTGGTCCGCGCGGTCCACGGCCGGCAGGAAGTCCAACCGGACCCGCCATTTGAGCAGGAATTCGCGGAGCACCTCAGGAACAGCTCAAGCCACGAAGCCCTGCTGGAGTTGTACAACCGCTTTGCGCAGGGTGATACCGACTTCGATTTGCGCATGCGCCGAGTGCTGTGGCGGGCCATAGCCCGACGGATCGGCAATGGAGTGCGCATCGGGCCTGGGGTTGGCTTTCAGCACCTGGAAACCTTTGAGTTGGGCGATAACGTATTCATCGGCGCCCAGGCCTACATTCAAGGACGGTTCGACGGCCGCTGCGTCATTGGCAATCATGTTTGGATCGGGCCGCAGAGTTATTTCGACGCTCGCGATTTGGTCTTGGAAGACTATGTCGGCTGGGGGCCGGGGGCGAAGGTGCTGGGTTCGGAGCATACCGGCATTCCCCACGACCAGCCGGTGATTAAGACCGACCTGGTTATCCGGCCGGTCAGGGTGGGAGCGTGGGCCGATATCGGTACCAATGCCGTCCTGCTTCCCGGAGTCACCGTGGGGAAGGGAAGCATCGTGGGAGCGGGGGCCGTCGTTACCCGCGACGTAGCTGAGTTCGCTATCGTCGCCGGCGTGCCCGCGCGTTTCGTGCGGTGGCGCGAAGGATATGCCGGGGAAGTACCGAAATAG
- a CDS encoding DegT/DnrJ/EryC1/StrS family aminotransferase → MVPFLDLKAQYHSIKPEIDAAVARILESSQFVLGEAVAAFEKDFARYCSTEQAIAVNTGTSALHLSLLAAGIGAGDEVITTPFTFVATVAAILYTGARPVLADIDPKSFNLDPAQIERAISPRTKAIIPVHLYGQPADMDPIMEIARRHKLIVIEDAAQAHGAEYKGRRVGSIGAMGCFSFYPGKNLGAYGEGGAVTTSNPEYARTIRMLRDWGAEKKYQHQLKGYNYRMEGFQGAILGVKLRYLEGWTEARRAHARRYHQLLAGSGVRTPAEVSGVRHVYHVYTVRSAERDELQRTLQAAGVQTGIHYPIPVHRQPAYSDLGYGPGDFPHAEAAAREVLSLPIFPEMTEAQMQEVVAAVASRRFASVAKL, encoded by the coding sequence TTGGTCCCGTTCCTAGATTTGAAGGCGCAATATCACAGCATCAAACCGGAGATCGATGCTGCCGTCGCCCGCATCCTGGAGAGTTCGCAGTTCGTGCTGGGCGAAGCTGTCGCGGCCTTCGAAAAGGACTTTGCGCGCTACTGCAGCACGGAACAGGCGATTGCCGTGAATACCGGCACCAGCGCCCTGCACCTCTCGCTGCTGGCGGCAGGTATCGGCGCCGGCGACGAAGTCATCACCACCCCGTTCACCTTTGTGGCGACGGTGGCGGCAATCCTGTACACGGGTGCGCGTCCGGTGCTGGCGGATATCGACCCGAAAAGCTTCAACCTTGATCCTGCCCAGATCGAGCGGGCCATCTCGCCGCGAACCAAGGCCATCATTCCGGTTCATCTGTACGGTCAACCCGCCGACATGGACCCGATCATGGAAATAGCCAGGCGCCACAAGCTGATCGTGATCGAAGACGCCGCCCAGGCGCATGGGGCCGAATACAAAGGCAGGCGCGTGGGCAGCATCGGCGCGATGGGTTGCTTCAGCTTTTATCCCGGCAAGAACCTTGGCGCCTACGGCGAAGGCGGCGCGGTGACCACCAGCAATCCCGAATACGCGCGCACCATCCGCATGTTGCGCGACTGGGGCGCGGAGAAGAAGTACCAGCACCAATTGAAGGGCTACAACTACCGCATGGAAGGGTTCCAGGGAGCGATTCTGGGCGTGAAGTTGCGCTATCTGGAGGGGTGGACAGAGGCGCGCCGCGCGCATGCCCGCCGGTATCACCAGTTGCTGGCCGGCAGCGGCGTGCGCACTCCTGCCGAGGTGTCCGGGGTGCGCCACGTCTATCACGTCTATACCGTACGAAGCGCCGAACGTGACGAACTGCAACGGACACTCCAAGCCGCCGGCGTGCAGACCGGGATCCACTATCCGATTCCCGTGCACAGGCAGCCGGCATATTCCGATCTCGGCTATGGCCCGGGCGACTTTCCGCACGCCGAAGCGGCCGCTCGGGAAGTATTGTCGTTGCCCATCTTTCCGGAAATGACGGAGGCGCAAATGCAGGAGGTAGTGGCGGCGGTCGCTTCACGGAGGTTCGCCAGTGTCGCCAAGCTCTGA
- a CDS encoding Gfo/Idh/MocA family oxidoreductase: MIQVGLIGYGYWGPNLVRNFFEAPGCRVAVVSDLRPDRVARAAARYPSIGTTVDHRELINDPGVDLVAIATPVSTHFELAMQALRAGKHVLLEKPLAANSEQGEQLIEEADRRRLTLMVDHTFVYTSAVGKIRELVAAGALGDVYYYDSVRVNLGLFQHDVNVIWDLAVHDLAILDYVVDARPIAVSATGISNVPGKPENIAYVTLFFAENVIAHLHLNWLSPVKVRKTLIGGSQKMIVYDDLEATEKVKVYDKGITVTNNLESFYQMLIGYRTGDMWAPNLPATEALQTEVQHLLHCIEHKQKPTTDGEAGLRVVQVLEAASQSMKERGRPVELTGAKGAAVWSRS, from the coding sequence GTGATTCAGGTCGGCTTAATCGGGTACGGATACTGGGGGCCGAACCTCGTCAGGAATTTTTTTGAAGCGCCGGGCTGTCGGGTCGCAGTGGTCAGCGATCTGAGGCCTGATCGTGTTGCCCGCGCCGCGGCTCGCTATCCCAGCATCGGCACCACGGTCGATCATCGGGAGCTGATCAACGATCCCGGCGTCGACCTGGTGGCGATCGCTACCCCGGTGTCCACGCACTTCGAGCTGGCCATGCAGGCGCTGCGCGCCGGCAAGCACGTGCTGTTGGAGAAGCCGCTGGCGGCAAATTCCGAACAAGGCGAACAACTAATTGAGGAAGCCGATCGCCGCAGGCTGACGCTCATGGTGGATCACACCTTCGTGTACACCAGTGCGGTGGGCAAAATCCGTGAACTGGTGGCCGCCGGCGCCCTGGGCGATGTTTACTACTACGATTCCGTGCGCGTGAATCTGGGGCTCTTCCAGCATGATGTCAATGTCATCTGGGACCTTGCGGTGCACGACCTGGCAATTCTGGATTACGTCGTGGACGCGCGGCCGATCGCCGTGTCGGCAACCGGCATCAGCAACGTGCCGGGGAAGCCGGAGAACATCGCGTACGTGACGCTATTCTTCGCCGAGAACGTGATTGCGCATCTGCACCTCAACTGGCTGTCCCCGGTAAAGGTCCGCAAGACGCTGATCGGCGGCAGCCAGAAGATGATCGTGTACGACGATCTGGAAGCCACGGAAAAGGTTAAGGTGTACGACAAGGGAATCACGGTCACGAACAACCTGGAGAGCTTTTACCAGATGCTGATCGGGTATCGGACCGGCGACATGTGGGCGCCGAATCTGCCCGCCACCGAAGCCCTGCAGACCGAAGTCCAACACCTGCTGCACTGCATCGAGCACAAACAGAAGCCCACGACGGATGGCGAAGCCGGATTGCGCGTGGTGCAGGTCCTGGAAGCCGCCAGCCAATCCATGAAAGAGCGCGGGCGCCCGGTGGAACTGACGGGCGCGAAAGGAGCTGCGGTTTGGTCCCGTTCCTAG
- a CDS encoding N-acetyltransferase — MPISSDVVMGKDVRVFQPTLVNLYGCTIGDETKIGAFVEIQKNAFIGRRCKISSHTFICEGVTVEDECFIGHGVVFINDKQPRATAGGQLQTEVDWRVVPTRVKRGASIGSGAVVLCGITVGAGAMVGAGAVVTRDVPDGAVVAGVPARLRAKAGASV; from the coding sequence ATGCCGATCAGCAGCGACGTGGTGATGGGCAAGGATGTTCGCGTCTTTCAACCGACGCTGGTGAATTTGTACGGTTGCACGATTGGAGATGAGACGAAGATCGGCGCATTCGTGGAGATCCAGAAGAATGCGTTCATCGGACGCCGGTGTAAAATCTCTTCCCATACATTTATTTGCGAGGGGGTAACCGTCGAAGACGAATGCTTCATCGGCCACGGAGTTGTGTTCATTAACGACAAGCAACCGCGGGCGACAGCGGGCGGGCAGTTGCAGACCGAGGTTGATTGGAGAGTGGTGCCAACGCGCGTTAAGCGCGGCGCTTCCATCGGGAGCGGCGCAGTCGTTCTGTGTGGCATCACCGTAGGCGCGGGAGCGATGGTAGGCGCCGGCGCTGTCGTTACTCGCGACGTTCCGGACGGCGCGGTGGTGGCGGGCGTCCCGGCACGACTACGGGCGAAAGCGGGCGCCTCGGTTTAA